The DNA region CAGAGTAAAGGAACTGGTACAGACTCCGGTAATTCTTACATCTCCGATCGTAAGAGTTTACTTCAAGAAGCTTATCGACCAGTTCTATCCTAACATTGCAGTTTTATCTTTCAGCGAAATTGACACACAGGTCCAGATACAGGCCCTTGGCAATATTGCCATTTAAGCTGCACGGAGCACAGGGAAGCGCAGAATGCTTTTTCCTGAGCTTCAAAAATAACAGCAGCCAGATCAGCTGATAATTCGTAAGGTGGTGATCAATCTTGAGCAGTGTATCAGGAGTTTCTGAAAACAAAGGGGATAACAGACTTACCGAGGAACAGGCGGCAGCACTTATGGCCCAGTACCGCCAGACCGGAGACGTAAGGATTAGAAATGAGCTGGTGATGAACTACAGCTACATAGCAAAGACCGCTGCAATGCAGCTTCGCGGTCTTGCACAGGGCTATGCACAGGTCGAGGATATGGTCAGCCACGGCATGATAACACTAATTGACTGTGTTGAAAAATTCGACGGTGCAAAGGGCATGAAGTTTGAATCATATGCCTTTATGAGAGTCCGCGGCGGTGTTATCGACCTGGTCAGAAAACAGGACTGGATACCTCGCCGTGTAAGAACAGCTGCCAAGGAGATCGCAAATGCAAGCAGCGAGCTGTGCACGGAGCTTAAAAGGCAGCCTACAGAGGAAGAGCTTGCCGCAAAGCTTGGTATTTCCGTTGCAAAGCTCAGACAGTACAATAACGAAGTTGCCGGAGCGGTGACTTATTCCTTTGAGGAACTTATACAGAACCTTGACCAGATGGGCACACTGCTTGATTCGGCAACAAGTGACTACAGCACACCGGAAAAGCAGTTCCTTAAAAATGAAATGAGGGAGAAACTGGTTTCGGCCATAGAATCGCTGAGTGACCGTGAAAGACTGGTCGTAACGCTTTACTACTACGAGAACCTCAACCTCAGTGAGATATCGCAGGTACTTGAAATAAGCGTTCAGCGTGTTTCACAGATATGCACAAAAGCGGTTTTAAAGATAAAGGCGGTCATGGAGGATTACATACGATAGCAGGACATGATTAACAGGGGGTAGATCATATGCTAACAGGATTCTACACAGCGGGTTCAGGAATTCTGAATCAGCAGCGAAACGTCAACATCATAGGCAATAATATTTCAAACAACCAGACTGCAGGATACAGAGCGCAGAGGATGGTGACGACCACCTATGAGCACAATTTCCTGACAAGACTGGAAAACGGGGTTTACCACAGAATCGGAGAGGGCGAACCGGCCATATATACCGAAGAGGTCGAAACTATCTTCGATGAAAGCTATCTTAAGGAGACCGAAAATCCTTACGACATGGCACTTGTGGGAAGAGGCTACTTCAATATAGCCGGAAACAACAGCACATATCTTACGAGAAACGGAAATTTCAATATAGATGCCGAAGGATACCTTGTGCTTGAAGGAATAGGCAGGGTACAGGGAAGAAACGGCGACATGCGTGTGGGAGGAGCGGATTATACGATAACTCCGCACGGACTTGTTTATGACAACGAAGGGGTCTTTGTTGACAGAATACTCGTTACCGCGCCTGCGGAGGGTACTGCAGTAAAGAAATTCGACAACGGAATGTTCGTGGCAGATAACGTTGAGGACGTTGATGCACCGACGGTGTATCAGAATCATCTCGAGCAGTCGAACGTTGACATGAACGAAGAATATACGGGACTTATCGAAGCACAGCGTGCTCTGCAGGCATGTGCGTCGGCTCTTAAGATGGTCGATAAGATAAATGAGAAGGCTGCCGGACTGTCCGGTATAAGCTGAGAAATATAAATCAGGACGGGCTTCCGGGTGAATTCCCGCGTTCCGGTATCTGATCAGCGTATTTCTTATTCATTAATTGGGGGTATAAATTTATGAACAAGGCATTCTACACAGGAGCTTCAGGTCTCAGGGCCTATCAGCACGATATAAACATAATCGGCCACAATGTTGTCAATTCAGGCACGACAGGCTACAAGGCGACTATTCCTGAGTTCCGTGAACTTATAAACAACAACATGGACGTCAACATAAACCGCGAGCTTCCGGCTGACAACAAAGTGAAGGAAGGCAACGGCGTAAGACTCTGGCGCGATGACATGAACTTCACGCAGGGAAAATTTCAGGCAACGGATTACCCGCTTGACTTTCTTATTGCAGGCGACGGATTCTTTGCACTTGATGACGGAAACGGAAACATACAGTACACCAGAAACGGATCGTTCGACATAAGCGTTGAGGGCGAGGAAGCATTTCTTGTAAATGCGGACGGAATGTACGTTCTTGACCAGCAGAATCAGAGAATAAGACTTGACTATATCGGCGACACGAACCAGATCGATATTGACACTGTAAAGCCGAGACTTGGCGTGTTCTCATTCACCAATCCGAACGGACTTACAAGAACTGACGGAGGAAGCTTCATTGTAAGCGAAAATTCAGGTCAGCCTGAAAATGCAAACCGCGGTGAGTACACTCTTTATCAGGGAACGCTCGAAGCATCAAACGTTGAGCTTTCACAGGAAATGACCAATCTTATCGTAGCACAGAGAGCATACCAGTTCTCATCCAAGGTTGTCACCACTTCCGATGAGATAGAACAGCTTGTAAATTCCTTAAGGGGATAATTTGGTATAATATATGAGAAAAATAACAGAGACACTGACCCGATCATCCTTCCGGTCAGCGCTTTCTGAGACAAGAGGATAATTTCAGATGGCAAACATCGAAAAATTTGCTGCCCCGATAACCAACCGCAACATCGTTCAGCCTGTGTCGGAACATAAATCGGCAGAGGCTGAACGAGTTGATTTTCAGAATACACAGAAGGTTAAGCAGGCGCCGGTAGAGTCGGAGCTTCTGAGACAGCATAACGGGGACATTCATAACCAGCGCGGACCGGCGATCTTTATGAATCTTCTCACCGATCCTCAGGTAACGGCCGGATATATCCGAAACATCTACATGATGATGGATATAGTAGCTCTTCTGCCTATGCAGAACGGCTCGCTTACCGAGGAGATGCAGCAGTTGTTTGCCGAGCTCAACCTTTTTCCGGAGGAAATAGCCGATGAAATGATCAATCAGGAGAATTCATCCACTGCTTTCAAGGGTGAGTTTTTTGATTTCCTGCGTGACGTTCTGGCTGAAAACAAGAGTCCGGAATTCAAGAAAGCGGTCATTTCCGTTCTGAAGGCTGTAAACAGCGAAAAGAGCAAAACGGATATAATGCGGGCGCTGTCAGGAAGCTTCGGTTTCCTTTCGGCACAGATGAAACCGAACAAGGAGATCTCCGCTGCTCTTTTAAGAATATCCGAACGACTGCTTGAAGATGACGCAGGGGAACATTTCAGTGAACTTAAGTCGGATGCACTTTCTGTTCTTACCGATGTTGAGCGAAGCGTACTTTTCAATACACAGACGGAACGTCTTACAGCGATGATACGCTACAATATTTCGCGCTTCAACAACGATCCTGATTTTCTCACCTCTTCGGTAAACTACCTGATGACGATGCTGAAGGAGGATGACAAATCGGAGTTTCTTCAGCTTCTGTACGATCATCTTGCCTATTACGAGAGTGTCGACCGTGAAGGTGGACTTTCCGATTCGAAGGTAATGAACATTATAACCGACATACTGCGTCTTCAGAGCGAGAGCGAGGAGATAAAGGCTCTGGGAGCTGACAGCGTGGAAACTATAATCCACAGTATACTGTCCTCGCCGAGCAACTTCACACCGCTGCTTCATTTCATAATACCTGTTGAATACGAAGATGTTGCATCTTTCGCCGAAGTCTGGATCGATCCTGATGAGGAAAACGAAACTTCGCACAGCGATACGCCGGAAAGGCAGATCCATATGCTCATCGTATTTGATATGGACAATCTCGGGAAAATGGAAACTGAACTGTTCGTCCGTGACAGAAGCATTGATCTTACTGTTTACTGCTCAGACGATGTAAAGGATTATATTGAAAGCTTTTCAAAGGACCTGCGGAAAAGTGCTGATTTTTCAGACTATCATATTGATTCGGTCAAAGTAAGGACGCTGAAGGCACCGCGGTCACTGGTAGATGTTTTTGAAGGGCTTTCGGTCAAGAGGTCAGGAATCAATGTCAAAATCTAACAGAAACAAGGCTGTTGCCTTAAAATACAATACAGAAAAGGATCTTGCTCCGGTAATTATCGCATCCGGATACGGAGAGATAGCCAACAAGATCATCGAAATAGCAGAACACAACGGCATACCGGTGTACCGCGACGACAGTGCGGCATCACTCATGTGCATGCTTGAAGTCGGCAGTACCGTGCCGCCGGAGCTGTATGAGGTGGTGGCTGCCATCTACGCAAGACTGCTTAAGGCTGCAAACGAGATGAAATAATTTTTCCGTACGGAAAGGAAATACAGAGAAAAACGTTCAGGGGGAATGTTATGGGAATCAGGATCCCTAATGAATATGAAGGTTCTGTCTGCGAGATAAAAACCACTGACAACGCCTTCATCACTACCGCAAGGATCGCTTCGCTGTCATCTGACAAGGTGAAGCTGAGCGTGAAGAACAGGGCTGTGAAGTCACTTGCGTTCGGTACAAGAATCAAGATAAATATAATCAATTCAAAACTCGGTTTCAGGGCCGTTGAGGGAAGTGTTTTCACCTATTCCTTCGGTGAGCTCACCGTCACTGATGTTTACAGCATTGCGGAATCGGAGCGCAGAAAATCTCTCCGTGTGTACATGAACGCGTTCGCAAGAGCGGTTTTTGACTCGGACGTTCCGGGAAAGAAAGCCCATGCTGAAATAATCGTGAAGGATATGAGCATGAACGGCGTCAAATTCATCAGCAGGCAGCATTTCGATATGGGAACTGCTCTTCTGTTCACACTTGACCTCGGCAGAAGAAAGTACATGGAGATCTCATGTACCGTTATACGCCGCGGCTCCGAGTCCACAGGCGAAGGCATGTGCTATATCGCACGTCTCAACAATCCTGCAGGACGCGAGGACGAGATATGCTCGTTCCTGCTCCAGAAACAGGGCGAACTTTATAATATGGCAAGATAAAGCTGACCATTTACGGCCAGCTTTTTATTTGCACAGGGTAGTCCTGCATCAAAATTTTCATTGACCATTGCTTTGTAACATGATATAATTAATTCTATATTGATATTTACGAATCGTGTCCGCTGGCAGCAGTATTCTGGCTGGAGCGGGCTGCTCATGTCCGGTTGAAAGGAACGATCCTATGGAACTTATAAGACTTCAGAAAATAATAGCAGACAGCGGCTTCTGTTCAAGGCGCAAGGCAGAGGAATATATCGAACGCGGCAAAGTGAAGGTGAACGGACATCCGGCGAAGCTTGGCGACAAGGCCGGTTTCAGGGATGAGATCACAGTATGCGGCGAAAGAATATACAGACCGAAAAAGAAGAACTTCATCTACCTCATGCTCAACAAGCCGCGCGGATACGTGACCACTGTATCTGACGAACTGGACAGAAAGTGTGTTATGGATCTTCTTGAAGGCGTAAACGAGCGTGTTTATCCGGTAGGAAGACTTGACAAGAATTCCGAGGGACTTCTTCTGTTTACAAACGACGGAAATTTTGCCAACAGCGTTATGCATCCGTCAAGGCATCTTGCCAAGACATACCGCGTAACTGTCCGTCCTGACATAAATGATGACCAGCTTGTAACAATGTCGTCAGGAATGGAAATCGACGGCCATAAGACACAGCCGGCGGTTATCAATGTTCTGAGCAAGGAACCGAACAGGGTGGTTCTGCTGATCACGATCCACGAGGGCAGAAACCGTCAGATAAGAAAGATGTGCGAAGGCGTCGGCCTTGAAGTTGCAAGACTCAGAAGAATAAGTGTGGGCCCTGTAAAGCTGGGAATGCTCAAGCCGGGCGCTTACCGGGAACTCACAGCCGAGGAACTCAGGGCGATAAGAAACGCCTGCGGCGAAGATAAATAACAGCAGTTTATGATAAAAGATATAGCTTTATTGCTATTGCAAAAAATAAAATAATATGTTATGATTATAATGTTTGGATCAATTTAATTGATCACTTGATTTCCAACATTTTAGTATCTCAGAAAGGGAATTTCATATGCAGACGGAGAAAAATTTAGACAGCGCGGCACGCAGAAGACTTGCAGCTCTGTTTGATGACGGCGCTTATACAGAAGTCGGCTCGTTATCAATGGAAAAGGAAAGCCTTGCAAGTGTAATTACAGCATACGGTTACGTAAACGGTTCACTGGTTTATGCCTTCTCACAGGATAACACAGTCAACAGCGGTGCAGTCGGAACAGTTCATGCACAGAAGATCGCAAAGCTTTATTCACTTGCTGCAAAAACAGGCAGACCGGTAGTGGGCATCCACGATTCAAACGGTGCTTTCATTGACGGCACTGTTGATTCACTTAACGCTTACGGTGAAATGATCGGCACAGCAGCATCAGTTTCAGGTGTTGTACCTCAGATCTCAGTTATCGCCGGAGTATGTGCAGGAAGTGCTGCAATGCTCGCCTGCTCAGCAGATTTCGTGGTAATGACAAAGGACGCAGAACTGTACGTTGCTCCTAACGGAAAGAGCACAGCAGCAGATGCAGCGAAGGCTGGTACTGCAGCAGTTGTCTGTGATGATGACGACGCAGCGATAAGTGCTGCAAAGGAACTGTTAAGACTTATTCCTGAAAATAATCTTACAGCCGTTCCTGTTTATGAATACGAGGAAAATTCTTTTGCGTCAGGAAATACTCTTTCTGATACAGTAAACAATATAGCAGATGCTGATTCTGTAACTGAACTTTACGAAGGATTCGGAAAGGCTTCATACACAGCTCTTGCGACAGTGGCAGGATCTACAGCAGGTATAGTTTCAACAAACAGAACAAAGGATAAGCTTACAGCTGATGACTCAGCAAAGATAGCACGTTTCGTAAGAACATGTGACGCTTTCGGTATCCCGTTGATCACACTTGTTGATACTGAAGGATTTGACGGTGAAGGCGAAGCTGCAGGCAGCGTAAGAAACATGACAATGCTCGCAGGTGCATATGCCGAAGCCACAACAGCAAAGGTCACAGTCGTTACAGGCAAGGCTTACGGTCCTGCTTTCGTGGCTCTTGCAAGCAAGGGTGCAAACGCTGACTTTACATTTGCTTATGAAGATGCAGTTATCTCACCGCTTAACCCTGTTACAGCAGTGGAATTCCTCTGGCACGAAAAGCTTGCAGGAGCTGCCAGTGTTTCAGAAAAGCGCAGTGAGCTTGTAAGGAAATACATAGCAGAAAATGCAACAGCAGAAAAGGCTGCTTACAGAAACGCTGTCGATGAAATTATTTCATCTGCACAGATAAGAACAAAGCTTGCTGAAGCTCTCGAAATACTTTCAGGCAAGAGAGTTTCACGTCTTCCTAAGAAGCACAACAATCTTCCACTTTAAAATAAATATACCGCAGTCTGAATAATTCGGTTTTATTCATTTTAAAGCTGCGGAGAACTGGAGTTTATTATGAAAAGATTTAATATTACAGTAAACGGAAAAGCATATGACGTTGCAGTAGAAGAGATCACAGACGGTTCTGCTCCTGTTCAGGCAGCAGCTCCTGCACCGGCAGCAGCAAAGCCTGCAGCACCGGCTCCTGCAGCAGTAGGCGAAGGCACAAAGGTAACTGCTCCTATGCCTGGCAACATCCTCGACGTTAAGGTAAAGACAGGTGACACAGTTTCCAAGGGTCAGGTACTCATGGTTCTCGAAGCTATGAAGATGGAAAATGATATCGTTGCTCCGTGCGACGGTACTGTAACAAGCGTTATCGCAAAGAAGGGCGACACAGTAAACGCTTCAGACGCTCTCGCTACTATCAAGTAAGCGGACGGAAAGGCGGTTCATTATGGCAAAGAAAATTGGTATTACCGAAACTGTGCTCCGTGACGCACATCAGTCACTTCTTGCTACACGTATGCCTATCGAGGACATGCTTCCTATCCTCGACAAGATGGATAAGGTAGGCTATCACTCGATCGAATGCTGGGGCGGCGCTACTTTTGACGCATGCCTCCGCTTCCTCGATGAAGATCCATGGGAAAGACTTCGTATTTTAAGAAAGAATCTTCCTAATACAAAGCTCCAGATGCTCTTCAGAGGTCAGAACATGCTCGGCTACCGTCACTACGCTGATGACGTTGTTGAATACTTCGTTCAGAAGATCGTGGCAAACGGTATGGATATCATCAGAATATTCGATGCCTTAAACGACATCAGAAACCTCGAAACAGCCATTAAGGCAACAAGAAAGGAAGGCGGCCACGCTCAGGTTGCCATCTCCTACACAACAGGTGACGTTTTCACAAACGAATACTACGTAAACTACGCAAAGCAGATAGAAGAAGCAGGTGCTCACTCCATCTGTCTCAAGGACATGGCTGCTCTTCTCACACCATACAGAGCGCAGGAGCTCATCGCTGACCTCAAGAAAGCTGTAAGCATTCCTGTTCAGCTCCACACCCACTACACATCAGGTCTTGCATCAATGTGTCTCCTCAAGGCAGTTGAATCAGGATGCGACTACATCGATACAGCAATGTCACCGCTTGCAAACGGTACATCACATGCTCCTACAGAATCAATGGTCGCTGCTTTCCAGGGCACAGAATACGACACAGGCCTTGACCTCAAGCTTTTAAGCGAGATCCGTGAATACTTCATGGGACTCAGAAAGAAATATATTGACTGCGGTCTTATCGATCCTAAGATGCTTGCAGTTGATGCGAAGGCTCTTATTTACCAGGTACCGGGCGGTATGCTTTCAAACCTCCTTTCACAGCTCAAGCAGGCTGGCAAGGAAGAAAAGCTTACAGAAGTGCTTGAAGAAGTTCCGCGTGTAAGAAAAGACGCCGGAAGCGTTCCTCTCGTAACACCTTCTTCACAGATCATCGGTACACAGGCTGTGTTCAACGTAATAACAGGCGAACGCTACAAGACAGTTACAAAGGAATTCAAGGGCGTTGTAAGAGGCGAATACGGCAAGACACCTATTCCGATCGATCCTGAATTCAGAAAGAAGATCATCGGTGACGAAGAACCGATCGAATGCCGTCCTGCAGACCTTCTCAAGTCAGAACTTGACACTATCCGTGAAGAATGCGCTGAATGGGTAGAACAGGAAGAAGACGTTCTCAGCTACGCTCAGTTCGGTCAGGTCGCTGTAAAGTTCTTCGAAAAGAGAAGAAACAAAAAGTACGGCGTTGACGGAAAGAACTCAGACAAGGAAAAGAAGATACACGCAGTCTGAAATCATCCGTTTTCAGTGACATAAAGGAGGTCATAAACAATGCCTATCAAGATCTCTAAAGACCTTCCCGCTTATAAAACACTGATCGACGAAAACATATTCGTAATGCCCGGTGACGTTGCCGAGCATCAGGATATACGCGAACTGAAGATCGCAATACTCAATCTCATGCCGAAAAAGATCGAAACTGAGACTCAGCTTTTAAGGCTTTTGAGCAACACGCCTCTTCAGGTCGATATTGACTTTCTCCACGTAGAATCACACGTTTCAAAAAAACACCTCAGTCAGTCATCTGAACACTTTTTACAAGACGTTCCGCGATGTGAAAAACAACTTTTATGACGGACTCATAATTACAGGTGCACCGGTTGAACAGATACCTTTTGAAGAGGTTGACTACTGGGACGAAGTCTGTGAGATCATGGAATGGTCAAAATCAAACGTTTATTCCACTATGCACATCTGCTGGGGAGCCATGGCCGGACTTTACTATCATTTCGGCATCCCGAAACATGATTTAAGTGAAAAGATGTTCGGCGTTTTTCCTCATAAGGTTCTTCGCCGTGAATCACAGCTCCTCAAGGGCTTTGATGACGTTTTTTATGTGCCGCACTCAAGGCACACTGAGGTGCTCCGCGAAGACATTGAAAAGGTGCCTCAGCTGAATATAACAAGCGAATCGAACATGTCAGGTGTGTACATAGTATGCAATAAAAACAAGAGACAGTATTTTATCACAGGTCACAGTGAATACGACCGTGATACTCTTGCACAGGAGTACTTCAGGGACAGGGACAAGGGGCTTCCTATCAAAGTTCCGTACAACTATTTTCCTGATGACGATCCTGAAAACAAGCCGCTGTTCAGGTGGCGCGGTCAGGCGAACCTTATGTATTCGAACTGGCTGAATTACTGCGTATATCAGCGAACACCATACGATCTCAGAACACTGAGTGAGATGGAGTTCTGATATAGAAAATAATAAAATAAGGAGGAGTAGGAAAATGGAAGAAAACGGTTCAAAGGGCTTAAGCGTCGCTGCGCTTATATTTGGTATTCTGGGTATCGTCTGCTGCTGCATTGGTTTCCCGTTTGCCATTATCGGTCTTATTCTCGCAATTATGGCACTTGCTAAGCGCAAGGCTGGAAAGGGTCTTGCTGTTGCAGGTCTTATCACATCACTTATCACACTTATCATCAGCGCTATCGTTGGTATCAGCATGGTACCTGTTATGCCTTACTTCGGTGAAATGGGTGAATTTTTCCAGGATCCGCAGGCAGCAATCACAGAATACGAAGAAGACGGCACATATCCTGCATGGATCGAACACATGATCGATGACGGCGTAATTACTGAAGAAGACGCTGAAAATGCAATGAATCAGATGGCTCAGAGCTTTAAGAATGCGGGTCAGGCTCAGTGATCACAGACTATGATCAGTCTTAAGTAAATGAATAATTACTAAAAACAAAAACACCTCTGGTTCTTTTCGGATCAGAGGTGTTTTTATCATATATGATTTTTAACCGGATTAATGTGGTATCATGCAATTGTGCGATACTGCTGTTTTTGCATATCAGTTAATAGCTCCATGACGGTTCAAGCACAGGTATGAAATTTCTGATGACATAGAATACGGTAAGAGCAAGAGTCAGTACAATGTAAAATGCCTTTTTCCGCGGAAATAATTTTATGTTTTTTCCGAAGGTCTTAAGCAGAAGTTCCGAGTACCACAATGCAATGGCAATACACATAAGGAGGATACTCGGGTTGCTTCTCAGTGAACTTAAAAGGTCAAAGCGGAGCAGAAAGTGAACTGCTCTGGTGCAGCCGCAGCCGGGACAGTAAAAACCTGAAAGAAGTTTTATAGGGCAGAGGTAGTGAATGTCTGTGATGAATTTCAGGAAAAGTCTTGAGATAAAAAGTGAAAGTGAAAAAATGATAAACGGAAGTGTGACAACAAAAATTTTCTTTTTCATGAGTATATACCTTAAAAACAAAAATAAAGCCATCAGATGAAAATGCCGGAGTTTACTGTGATAAAATCATTTCAGACAAATCAGACGGGGAAAGCGCAGACTTGTCTGCCTTTTCCGTAAAACTATAAGGCAAAAAAGGCTTTAACAATACTAAAAAGGGTTGAAAAGTGACTGATTTTTTGATATAATTAAATAAGGAGTAAAACCGCCTGTAGCTCAGTGGATAGAGCAATACGCTCCGACCGTATGTGCGCAGGTTCAATTCCTGTCAGGCGGACTTTTTACTGCTTTATTATACAGCAGCACTGTGCTGTTGTCAATTGACAAAGGTTTTTCAGGGTTTTTGGAATCGTCTTAAAAGAAGATTATACGGCCATGTGCCGAAGTATGTGCAAACTGTTTTTTTTTATACAATTTACACCAATTCACTATTGCCAATTAATATTTTTTATGCTATAATTATTATAATAATATCTTTTTAGGGAGGATTATATGAACAGTCAGTTCGAAAACATAGACGAAGTAAAGGCGGCTCTGAAAAAGATAATAGAAGAGAACGGAGTCGAGTTGTTCAGGGACACAAAAAGATTTACCGGAATTCTTAATGATTATATGCCTGATCTTGAGAAAGAAAGACGTCTTATTAAGAATGTTATCAACAACAACGTTATTACACAGATGCTCGATGAGCCTGATCAGAAACTTTCCATCGTTAAGGCAAGAGAGTACATGCTGAATGATATGTTTCTCTCTGCTTATGCCACAGAATTTGTTCTTGACTGCTTTACCCACATGTTTGGTTGGCCGTTTACTCCTGAGATCAAAATGGAACCGGAACCGGTACCTGTCGCAGCGCCTTCAAGACAGGAAAAATCAGTCGGCGGAAGAGATGACAAGGATGAGACTCAGATCAAGCAGAAGCCATTCAGACCTTTTGATGCTATCAAGTACAAAATTTTCCCTAATGTCAAGATCCCGGAAGGCTATACAGTGATCAACAGCTTTGCTTTTGACGGATATGGTTTTCTGAAAACAATAAGGATCCCTTCAACCTGCAGGGTCATCGGTGAATACGCATTCTCAGAATGCAAAAAGCTTCGTGCAGTTACACTTCCTGATACACTCAGGGTAATTCAGAAGGGTGCATTCAGTTCATGCAGCTCACTTGAAAGGATCGAGCTTCCGTGGGGCATAACAGCAATTGAGGAAGATACATTCTCATTCTGTTCAAACCTTGAGGACATCGTTATTCCGTCAAGCGTTTCAAGCATCGGCGATGCAGCTTTTCAGGGATGCGAAACACTCCGTGATGTAGTACT from Ruminococcus sp. HUN007 includes:
- a CDS encoding leucine-rich repeat domain-containing protein, with the translated sequence MNSQFENIDEVKAALKKIIEENGVELFRDTKRFTGILNDYMPDLEKERRLIKNVINNNVITQMLDEPDQKLSIVKAREYMLNDMFLSAYATEFVLDCFTHMFGWPFTPEIKMEPEPVPVAAPSRQEKSVGGRDDKDETQIKQKPFRPFDAIKYKIFPNVKIPEGYTVINSFAFDGYGFLKTIRIPSTCRVIGEYAFSECKKLRAVTLPDTLRVIQKGAFSSCSSLERIELPWGITAIEEDTFSFCSNLEDIVIPSSVSSIGDAAFQGCETLRDVVLPETIKFIGSNVFAFCPAITIQCRENSYVHKFCMTNGIHFEFIRKH